TCGACTACCGCTCCACGCACACGAGCTTCGATCTGATCGAGTTTATTGTTCATCAGGTGTCTCCTCTGCCGGGAAGCTGTCCGGTCAAGGTGTTGATTGCATCGATTCGAGTCGTCTCAGGCGTCTTCGAGGGCACGAGGACGCTTGTGGCGCTGCTGCAGCTCGGCGGTTTCGGTGGCTGCCAGCTCGACATCGAACACCACCTCGGTGAAGGGGCCCTCCAGACCGCGCTGCCGAGCTGTCGCGGCATCCTCGATACGTGTGGCTTCCACCACCAGTTCCTCGCGGGTGGCGAAGGCAAAGTCGTCGTAGGTATAGGGATCACCGGCCAGGTTGATCTGGGTGGTCAGGTGGCGATGTCCGGGTGCGGAAATGAAGAAGTGGATATGCGCCGGGCGCTGACCGTGGCGACCCAACAGGTCCAGCACCTGCTGGGTGGGGCTGTCCGGTGGGCAGCCATAGCCGGAGGGGATGATGCTTCGGGCACGATAGCGGCCTTCGTCATCGGTCAGGATGGTGCGCCGCAGGTTGTAGTCGGACTGCGAGGGATCGAAGAACGAGTAGTTGCCATGGCTGTCGGCGTGCCAGATCTCGACCCTGGCGCCACGGATCGGCTGGCCTGAGGTATCGCGGACCTGGCCGCTCAGCCACATGACCTCCGCCTCGGCATCGCTGCCATCGTCCATGCGCGCTTCAGCGTGAGACTCCGGCGCTCCAGCCACATACAACGGCCCTTCGATGGTTCTTGGCGTACCACCGGCAAGACCACGAGCGGCATCGGCAGCATCCATGCGCATATCGAGGTAGTGATCAAAGCCCAGCCCCGGAGCCAGCAGGCCAAACTGGGTGTCCTTGCCCAGCGCATTGAGCACCGAGACGCTCTGCCAGAACTCCTCGGGCGTCACATCGAAGTCATCGATCAGGCGATAGATATCCGACAGCAGGCGATGCAGAATCTGCTTGCCTCGATCACTACCGGCCGACTTGTCGAATCCGCTGACGGTTTTGAGAAAGTCCTGCACTTCACTGCTGTCGAAGATGCG
This Halomonas huangheensis DNA region includes the following protein-coding sequences:
- the catA gene encoding catechol 1,2-dioxygenase, yielding MNSMTQQHGPRIFDSSEVQDFLKTVSGFDKSAGSDRGKQILHRLLSDIYRLIDDFDVTPEEFWQSVSVLNALGKDTQFGLLAPGLGFDHYLDMRMDAADAARGLAGGTPRTIEGPLYVAGAPESHAEARMDDGSDAEAEVMWLSGQVRDTSGQPIRGARVEIWHADSHGNYSFFDPSQSDYNLRRTILTDDEGRYRARSIIPSGYGCPPDSPTQQVLDLLGRHGQRPAHIHFFISAPGHRHLTTQINLAGDPYTYDDFAFATREELVVEATRIEDAATARQRGLEGPFTEVVFDVELAATETAELQQRHKRPRALEDA